A window of Frankiaceae bacterium contains these coding sequences:
- a CDS encoding class I SAM-dependent methyltransferase — translation MNDPAEVLRREADQDETRRANAAFWNAYAPGYQAEHAAEIDGFVWSPEGTREEDLRLLGDVRGKRVLDVGCGAAQTTRWLAAQGAHAVGMDISLEQLRLGTGTRVNADAERLPFQDETFDLACSAYGALPFVADSAAVMREVARVLKPGGRWVFSVTHPFRWCFPDSDTALTVTTSYFDRTPYVEQDENGVATYVEHHRTLGDRVREVVAAGLVVLDVLEPEWPEGHASTYAQWGPGRGRLLPGTAIFVTRRQPAS, via the coding sequence GTGAACGACCCCGCCGAGGTCCTGCGCAGGGAGGCGGACCAAGACGAGACGCGGCGGGCGAACGCGGCGTTCTGGAACGCGTACGCCCCCGGCTACCAGGCCGAGCACGCCGCCGAGATCGACGGCTTCGTGTGGAGCCCCGAGGGCACTCGCGAGGAGGACCTGCGGCTGCTGGGCGACGTACGGGGGAAGCGGGTCCTCGACGTCGGCTGCGGCGCGGCGCAGACGACCCGCTGGCTCGCCGCGCAGGGCGCGCACGCCGTCGGCATGGACATCTCACTGGAGCAGCTGCGGCTCGGCACGGGCACGCGGGTGAACGCCGACGCGGAGCGGCTGCCGTTCCAGGACGAGACCTTCGACCTGGCGTGCAGCGCGTACGGCGCCCTGCCGTTCGTCGCCGACAGCGCCGCGGTCATGCGCGAGGTCGCGCGGGTCCTCAAGCCGGGCGGGCGCTGGGTCTTCTCGGTGACGCACCCGTTCCGCTGGTGCTTCCCCGACTCGGACACGGCGCTGACGGTGACGACGAGCTACTTCGACAGGACGCCGTACGTCGAGCAGGACGAGAACGGCGTCGCGACGTACGTCGAGCACCACCGCACCCTCGGCGACCGGGTCCGTGAGGTGGTCGCCGCGGGGCTGGTGGTGCTCGACGTACTGGAGCCGGAGTGGCCCGAGGGCCACGCGTCGACCTACGCCCAGTGGGGGCCTGGGCGGGGCCGGCTCCTCCCCGGCACCGCGATCTTCGTCACCAGGAGACAGCCCGCTTCCTGA
- a CDS encoding DUF6351 family protein, producing MRSPLVPGLLSAVLALAALPALPAAAATPASYAGTLNGAAYAVRVPSSWNGRLVLYSHGYRQQVGGATTAQDAPTPAVADALLAEGYAVAGSSYGRNGWAVADGVKADVALLGWFRSHVGTPKRVYAWGDSLGGLVTQTLAERYPSLVHGVAPMCGVLAGTNRNFDLALDFQVAVKRLLYPSLKLTGYTSYNEAKAAFDGAFAAVAKAASIDPMTLQPNAPTNPGGIARLVAIASLVDAPYKTRTADGSSLASTVKGVVESVATGLFYATVDRYEIEQRVGGNPSTNVHVDYTHRINQSDLNRFASFGFSTDLLRSLAGSVERFGARVTANPTVRHRAAGLGNPTGVLADKTITLHTKYDPLVLVQNETVFRDRVAAKGDTANLVQLYTSPPSTYATAPYGAGHCTFTTTEYLGVLRALHTWVSTGVRPTRSGVKAASGAPGFNTTYTPPSWPAS from the coding sequence ATGCGTTCGCCCCTTGTCCCCGGGCTGCTCAGCGCGGTGCTCGCACTCGCCGCGCTGCCCGCCCTCCCCGCTGCCGCCGCGACCCCCGCGTCGTACGCCGGCACGCTGAACGGCGCCGCGTACGCCGTCCGCGTCCCCTCCTCCTGGAACGGCAGGCTGGTCCTCTACAGCCACGGCTACCGCCAGCAGGTCGGCGGCGCCACCACCGCGCAGGACGCCCCCACGCCGGCCGTCGCCGACGCGCTGCTCGCCGAGGGGTACGCCGTCGCCGGCTCCTCGTACGGCCGCAACGGCTGGGCCGTCGCCGACGGCGTGAAGGCCGACGTCGCGCTGCTCGGCTGGTTCCGGAGCCACGTCGGCACCCCCAAGCGGGTGTACGCCTGGGGCGACTCGCTCGGCGGGCTCGTCACGCAGACGCTCGCGGAGCGGTACCCGAGCCTCGTGCACGGCGTCGCGCCGATGTGCGGCGTCCTCGCCGGCACCAACCGCAACTTCGACCTCGCGCTCGACTTCCAGGTCGCGGTCAAGCGCCTGCTCTACCCGAGCCTCAAGCTGACCGGCTACACGTCCTACAACGAGGCCAAGGCCGCCTTCGACGGCGCGTTCGCCGCGGTCGCGAAGGCCGCGTCGATCGACCCCATGACGCTCCAGCCGAACGCGCCCACCAACCCCGGCGGCATCGCCCGCCTCGTCGCGATCGCCTCGCTGGTCGACGCGCCGTACAAGACGCGCACCGCCGACGGCAGCAGCCTCGCGTCCACCGTCAAGGGCGTCGTCGAGTCGGTCGCGACCGGGCTGTTCTACGCCACCGTCGACCGCTACGAGATCGAGCAGCGCGTCGGCGGCAACCCCTCGACCAACGTGCACGTCGACTACACCCACCGCATCAACCAGTCGGACCTCAACCGCTTCGCGTCGTTCGGCTTCTCGACCGACCTGCTGCGCTCTCTGGCCGGCAGCGTCGAGCGCTTCGGCGCCCGCGTCACGGCCAACCCGACCGTCCGCCACCGCGCGGCCGGCCTCGGCAACCCCACCGGCGTCCTCGCCGACAAGACCATCACGCTGCACACCAAGTACGACCCGCTCGTCCTCGTCCAGAACGAGACCGTCTTCCGCGACCGGGTCGCGGCCAAGGGCGACACCGCCAACCTCGTCCAGCTCTACACCTCGCCGCCCTCGACGTACGCCACCGCGCCGTACGGCGCGGGCCACTGCACGTTCACGACCACCGAGTACCTCGGCGTGCTCCGCGCCCTGCACACCTGGGTCTCCACGGGGGTCAGGCCGACGCGCTCCGGCGTCAAGGCCGCCTCCGGCGCCCCTGGCTTCAACACCACGTATACGCCGCCCTCGTGGCCGGCGTCCTGA
- a CDS encoding type II CAAX endopeptidase family protein — protein sequence MRCPHCGSALGRDAAWCGLCLARFDAPAPVAYAAVPAYPAAPAYPAAPPAPYEAPPAPHGPPRTVPAQPHQHVSAAPYPVAPPAVRLVKPPPPRGAGWTTFAAIGVGALTQIAFWLLTRNDVLENEALIRYTFLSALTVYGIVTWLVAGRLQMQDHPLRWRGSWGYVPSAALGLAVGGGLAWLLLEGAKSAGQEGGDERVAVLVSEGTFAHIAVAFLLVCVAAPVVEELLFRGLLLSQFRHHGVAVSLFVSSVAFSAWHLSLQSLIYYSLAGTLLGALYLRKGLSCSIAAHAAFNGTLLFAAVSYAMAPGAVVTRDGLTLSSPSGWHAKEGAPFTYLTGPSGAEVVAVAIPGRYTDVTPAELVARVQTGVVPELAAFEVKTDTARTVDLPAGEAVRVRAVADGRDAELVLLPTPRRMHLLMLSSGGSPRVREDFDEMLNDLTVR from the coding sequence GCGCTGCCCGCACTGCGGGTCCGCGCTGGGCCGTGACGCGGCCTGGTGCGGCCTCTGCCTCGCCCGCTTCGACGCGCCCGCGCCGGTGGCGTACGCCGCCGTGCCCGCCTACCCGGCGGCACCCGCGTACCCGGCCGCGCCGCCGGCTCCGTACGAGGCGCCGCCCGCGCCGCACGGCCCCCCGCGGACGGTGCCCGCGCAGCCCCACCAGCACGTCTCCGCCGCGCCGTACCCCGTCGCGCCCCCGGCGGTGCGGCTCGTGAAGCCGCCGCCGCCGCGCGGCGCCGGGTGGACGACGTTCGCCGCGATCGGCGTCGGCGCCCTCACGCAGATCGCGTTCTGGCTGCTCACCCGCAACGACGTCCTCGAGAACGAGGCGCTGATCCGCTACACGTTCCTCAGCGCGCTCACCGTCTACGGCATCGTGACCTGGCTGGTCGCGGGCCGGCTGCAGATGCAGGACCACCCGCTGCGCTGGCGGGGGAGCTGGGGGTACGTCCCGAGCGCCGCGCTGGGCCTCGCGGTCGGCGGCGGCCTGGCGTGGCTGCTGCTGGAGGGCGCGAAGAGCGCGGGCCAGGAGGGCGGCGACGAACGCGTCGCGGTGCTCGTCAGCGAGGGGACGTTCGCGCACATCGCGGTGGCGTTCCTCCTCGTCTGCGTCGCGGCGCCGGTCGTGGAGGAGCTGCTGTTCCGCGGGCTGCTGCTCTCGCAGTTCCGCCACCACGGCGTGGCGGTGTCGCTGTTCGTCAGCTCGGTGGCGTTCTCCGCGTGGCACCTCAGCCTGCAGTCGCTCATCTACTACTCGCTCGCCGGCACGCTGCTCGGCGCGCTGTACCTGCGCAAGGGCCTGTCGTGCTCGATCGCGGCGCACGCGGCGTTCAACGGCACCCTGCTGTTCGCCGCCGTGTCGTACGCCATGGCGCCCGGCGCCGTCGTCACCCGCGACGGGCTGACCCTGTCGTCGCCGAGCGGCTGGCACGCCAAGGAGGGCGCGCCGTTCACCTACCTCACCGGCCCGTCCGGCGCCGAGGTGGTCGCGGTCGCGATCCCGGGCCGCTACACCGACGTCACGCCGGCCGAGCTGGTCGCCCGCGTGCAGACCGGCGTCGTACCGGAGCTGGCGGCGTTCGAGGTCAAGACCGACACCGCGCGCACGGTCGACCTGCCCGCGGGCGAGGCGGTGCGCGTCCGCGCGGTCGCGGACGGCAGGGACGCCGAGCTGGTGCTCCTCCCGACGCCCCGCCGCATGCACCTGCTCATGCTCAGCAGCGGCGGCAGCCCCCGGGTCCGCGAGGACTTCGACGAGATGCTGAACGACCTGACCGTCCGATAG
- a CDS encoding DUF429 domain-containing protein, protein METVAGVDGCPGGWVAAVWSRTGVEWRLLPLALGPALDLLAGCAVVAVDVPIGVPEVGYRACDVAAREVLGEARSSVFHTPTRAVLDAPDYATACAVARAVPGPAPSRQTWAIAERIRDANGVFSTHGPQPGCAVVEAHPEVSFLAMTGAVLPSKRSAAGLAARLVALAEHFGDVPLLMRDAPRPANADDALDALACAWTARRVLAGTETRLGEPPMEIVA, encoded by the coding sequence GTGGAGACGGTGGCGGGCGTGGACGGCTGCCCTGGCGGCTGGGTGGCGGCGGTGTGGAGCCGTACGGGCGTCGAGTGGCGGCTGCTCCCGCTGGCGCTCGGGCCCGCCCTGGACCTGCTGGCCGGCTGCGCGGTTGTGGCGGTGGACGTGCCGATCGGCGTCCCCGAGGTGGGCTACCGGGCGTGCGACGTCGCGGCGCGGGAGGTGCTGGGCGAGGCGCGGAGCTCCGTCTTCCACACGCCCACGCGCGCGGTGCTCGACGCGCCGGACTACGCGACGGCGTGCGCGGTGGCCCGCGCGGTGCCCGGGCCGGCGCCGTCGAGGCAGACGTGGGCCATCGCCGAACGCATCCGGGATGCGAATGGCGTCTTTTCGACGCACGGGCCGCAACCGGGTTGCGCGGTGGTCGAGGCGCATCCTGAGGTGTCGTTCCTCGCCATGACCGGTGCGGTGCTGCCCTCGAAGCGCTCCGCGGCGGGGCTGGCGGCGCGGCTGGTCGCGCTGGCGGAGCACTTCGGCGACGTGCCCCTGCTCATGCGCGACGCGCCCCGCCCGGCGAACGCCGACGACGCGCTCGACGCGCTCGCCTGCGCCTGGACCGCCCGGCGCGTGCTGGCAGGCACGGAGACCAGGCTGGGTGAGCCGCCGATGGAGATCGTCGCGTGA